In Triticum aestivum cultivar Chinese Spring chromosome 5B, IWGSC CS RefSeq v2.1, whole genome shotgun sequence, the following proteins share a genomic window:
- the LOC123114207 gene encoding disease resistance protein RGA4: protein MEAAILSGSIKIMLPKLLSLVEKSWNLSKDIMRDIKFLEKELGMIVRSIDMELNAPRQDHGAALLLLSIEDLRELAHGIEDCIDSLMYRASWKQQSSLFRRRVQSPKTLLTGLQFAQKLQRMKQMVVEAHDRRQRYPVPAQTSGDAPSPSSSASDPRLVDADLVGVDEHRAKLLEQLAEAAEGQPMQLKVVSIVGCWGLGKTALAADVYKTEAGGERFDKRAWVCAALRSPGEVLANMLREFGSDCQESVLLDTSNVSQLCVQVRNHLANKRYFIVIDDIQTQAQWKRIKSAFPDDNDGSSRVVVTTTIQSVATACSSENGYVHRMSRLDEKCSKRLFSEKACPKKYLHYDQPDTTAILNKCYGQPLALITMGEFLKSIGWPIGRTCEDACNNIRYHMENGETFGDMRRALMRSYASLGGHALKACLLYFAMFPSDHPMRKKSLLRRWSAEGIVETQASCDAMKLAAENFDELMDRNLIEPIGVSNNGNVKTCQTYGMMREFILQLSVSQNFVTLFCDDKKEAGKYARRLSLHHKNAKDDDRFKNIDLSLVRSLTIFGEACKTVLNFSKYELLRVLDLEKCDDLKDDHIKGICNLLLLKYLSLGGSVTELPEDIAKLEHLEALDVRKTKVNILPVEVFLLPCLMHILGEFRISDKVYKKSVFLKKKTGNEVRKFLSEGKSNIETLAGFITDGSEGFLHLMGHMNRLRKVKIWCKPSAAASSTDWSDLMTAIQQFIQDKKDENSDTTRSLSLHFDECSGDFLDPIQGPCYLSSLKLHGNLTILPQFVVSLRGLKELCLSTTKLTTGVLEALSSLSHLQYLKLIAHEIEDFSIEVHALPRLLRLCFELQRPTFPTIKQGAMRFLVTLQLLCKDINDLSVINIECFEHLEEVILHPRVSQETQKQWEKAAEEHPNGPKVLLFKSGDEAENSNDLLNPAFSRMGISEVCPPLNESASSIVVS from the exons ATGGAGGCCGCCATCTTGAGCGGCTCCATCAAAATTATGCTGCCGAAGCTCTTGTCGCTGGTGGAGAAGAGTTGGAATCTGAGCAAGGACATCATGAGGGACATCAAATTCCTCGAGAAGGAGCTCGGCATGATTGTCCGTTCCATCGACATGGAGCTCAACGCGCCGAGACAGGATCATGGAGCAGCCCTGCTGCTCCTGTCGATCGAAGATCTGCGCGAACTGGCTCACGGGATAGAGGACTGCATCGACAGCCTCATGTATCGCGCGAGCTGGAAGCAGCAGTCTTCTCTGTTCCGCCGGCGCGTACAGTCCCCCAAGACGCTCCTCACTGGGCTGCAGTTTGCCCAGAAGCTGCAGAGGATGAAGCagatggtggtggaggcgcacGACCGGAGGCAGAGGTACCCCGTCCCCGCCCAGACCTCCGGTGATGCCCCGTCGCCCTCCTCCTCTGCTTCGGATCCGCGCCTCGTCGACGCAGATCTCGTCGGCGTCGACGAGCACCGGGCGAAGCTCCTGGAGCAGCTGGCGGAAGCGGCCGAGGGGCAGCCGATGCAGCTCAAGGTGGTCTCTATCGTAGGGTGCTGGGGGTTGGGGAAGACTGCTCTTGCCGCCGATGTGTACAAAACCgaagccggcggcgagagattcgaCAAGCGCGCGTGGGTCTGTGCCGCGCTCAGGAGCCCCGGGGAGGTGCTGGCCAACATGCTCCGGGAATTCGGATCTGATTGCCAGGAAAGTGTGCTGCTGGACACCTCCAATGTCTCGCAGCTGTGCGTACAAGTCAGAAATCATTTGGCCAACAAGAG ATATTTCATTGTAATCGATGACATTCAAACCCAAGCGCAGTGGAAAAGAATCAAATCAGCTTTCCCAGATGACAACGATGGTAGCAGCAGAGTTGTGGTGACGACAACTATTCAGTCAGTTGCTACTGCCTGCAGCTCTGAGAACGGCTATGTGCACAGAATGAGTAGACTCGATGAAAAATGCTCGAAGCGATTATTCTCTGAGAAAGCTTGCCCAAAGAAATATTTGCATTATGACCAACCTGATACAACAGCAATTCTGAACAAATGCTATGGCCAGCCCCTTGCCCTGATTACCATGGGTGAATTCTTGAAATCAATTGGTTGGCCGATTGGACGTACCTGTGAAGATGCATGCAACAACATTCGTTATCATATGGAGAACGGAGAGACCTTTGGTGATATGCGACGCGCTCTGATGCGTAGCTACGCCAGTCTGGGCGGCCATGCTCTCAAAGCCTGCTTGTTGTATTTTGCCATGTTCCCGAGTGATCATCCCATGAGAAAGAAAAGCTTGTTGAGGCGATGGTCAGCTGAGGGGATTGTAGAAACCCAAGCTTCATGTGATGCCATGAAACTTGCAGCTGAAAATTTTGACGAGCTTATGGACCGGAACCTCATCGAACCCATCGGTGTAAGCAACAATGGTAACGTTAAgacttgccaaacttatggcatgATGCGTGAGTTCATTTTGCAGTTGTCAGTCTCCCAGAACTTTGTAACTTTGTTTTGTGATGACAAGAAAGAGGCTGGCAAATATGCCCGTCGGCTTTCTCTCCATCATAAAAATGCTAAAGATGATGACAGATTCAAGAATATTGATTTATCACTTGTCCGATCCCTGACAATCTTCGGGGAGGCATGTAAAACTGTACTCAATTTCAGCAAGTATGAACTGCTGCGAGTCCTGGATCTTGAAAAATGTGATGACTTGAAGGATGATCATATCAAAGGCATATGCAACCTGCTGCTGCTGAAGTATCTGAGCCTTGGGGGTAGTGTTACCGAACTTCCAGAGGATATTGCAAAACTGGAGCATTTGGAGGCACTTGATGTGAGGAAAACAAAGGTAAATATACTGCCGGTGGAAGTTTTTTTGTTGCCCTGTTTAATGCACATATTGGGAGAGTTTAGGATTTCAGACAAAGTCTACAAAAAGAGTGTTTTCCTCAAAAAGAAGACGGGTAATGAAGTGCGGAAGTTTCTTTCCGAAGGAAAAAGTAACATTGAAACTCTAGCAGGATTTATCACCGATGGAAGTGAAGGGTTTCTTCATCTCATGGGTCATATGAATAGATTGAGGAAGGTGAAGATTTGGTGTAAGCCATCTGCAGCTGCAAGTAGCACTGACTGGTCCGATCTTATGACGGCCATTCAACAGTTCATTCAGGACAAAAAGGACGAAAATAGTGATACTACACGTTCTTTATCGCTTCATTTTGATGAATGCTCTGGAGATTTCCTGGATCCCATACAAGGACCCTGCTATCTCAGCTCTCTGAAATTACATGGCAACTTAACTATATTGCCTCAGTTTGTTGTATCACTTCGGGGTCTCAAGGAGCTTTGCCTTTCGACTACTAAACTTACAACTGGTGTTCTTGAGGCTTTGAGTAGTTTGAGCCACCTGCAgtatttaaaactgattgctcatgAAATTGAGGACTTCAGTATAGAAGTTCATGCACTGCCCAGGCTTCTACGCCTTTGTTTTGAGCTGCAACGTCCGACATTCCCCACAATCAAACAAGGAGCTATGCGGTTTCTCGTCACACTCCAGCTTCTTTGCAAAGATATAAATGATCTTTCTGTCATCAACATTGAATGTTTCGAACATCTTGAGGAGGTCATCCTTCATCCTAGAGTCAGTCAAGAAACCCAGAAACAATGGGAGAAGGCCGCTGAGGAACACCCGAATGGGCCAAAAGTTTTGTTGTTCAAATCTGGTGATGAAGCAGAGAATTCAAATGATCTACTGAATCCAGCATTCAGTCGTATGGGGATTTCTGAAGTTTGTCCTCCATTAAATGAGTCGGCGAGCAGTATTGTGGTGTCTTAA